The nucleotide window aaagttaaTTTACAGATGAAAAGTAGATCAAAGTTAAATAGAACTAAAATAAAATTCCCCtattacaaacttttaaaaatatttagttctgAATTTCTACTTTCACAGTAGCAAAACTAAATGGGTTTCAAAATCTATTTTAGGAGCtaatgctggggccggtgctgcggtgtaggcaagtgctgcctgcagcactggcatccaatacggGCCCCGGTtcgtcctggctactccacttcagatccagctctctgggaaagcagtggaggacgcctcaagtccttgggcccctgcaaccacaaaggagacccaagttcctggctcctgacttcagacaggcctagctctggccattgcagctgtttggagagtaaaaccagcagatgaaagatttctgtctctccaatgctttcaaataaattgacttaaaaaagaaaaaaagctgatgTTTAGCTTAGTGATTAAGACATCCACATCAGAGTTCTGGATCCTGACacacttcctgctaaagcagaccaacgcagcagtgatggttcaaataattgggttcctgcacaaACATAGTAGACTTGGATTGCACTCCCAGTCTCAGCTTTAGCCCTGGCCCAAGCcccactgttgtggacatttggggagtgaaccagcagatgggagcttgttctctgcttatcaaataaagattttttttttaaaaaaacactattctAAATCTAATCTttttaatctttaagaaaacaatcTTCATAATTTTGTGGagttatatttttcttcattagtaCACGTTAAGTTTACATAGTAGTTCTCTTTttgcagggggggggggggaggaacaCAAGTGGCAGCATCATTTGGTAGCTGTTTTAAATTATAGCCATCAATACAGCATGTATTTTAGGGTATAAATTACTTTGGATGAACAATAGCAGCTGTgtgctttcaagtaaaattagcATATACTACAAAAAACGTACGACTAATTACACTATGTTTTACAAAACGATTCAAAACATGTTCTCTAAAACAAATCCTGTGGTCTTTCAATGATTACTGAGTCAGACCACCAAATTTTGATGGTGTTTAAGTTTTCAGAAACACCTTTAACATGGGTTTCAGATGCACTTTTCAATGGTAGTTCTAAACTCTAGCCTCTTTAGAACTACATGATTTATCTCAGTCTACAATctaagatactttttaaaaattacttttcccCTCATCTAATGCCTGCCACAGATTGCCATGTTTGTGTGTTCTTGGCTAAGAGAAGAACAATATCTGAAAGTAATTAAagctttaaagaagaaattatttactACTCAATttcaaaccacacacacaaaataggtGAGAAATTCTTTTATCATATTTAGAATCAAAATATcccttaaaatatttacattttacagtAAAAAGGATAGCAAAACACAAGACCATGTACAAGCTTAAGTATTCAAGTTTCTGAAAagccaaaaatgaaaaagaaaataatggccTACCACAAAAGCTGTAGTATATGGTAATAAATGCCTTCCTTGAGTGCAGATAAAGCAAGAAATATAATCCTTGGGCTTCTGATTCTTGGTCAAAAACTGTTCAACTAGTGATTAGTATCATCTGATTATGAAGTCACTTGGCTTTTTGTTGCTCCTctacagtttctttaaaaacagtGCAATTTCAAACAAAAGTACAGAGCACACATTACTCTCAAATTAGTCATTATATAAAGGACATTCACTAGAGGCAGTAAATATATTCCGTAGTTAACCATATTTACCAATTAaggaataaaactaaaatttctaagcctttattgcatattaataaaacaaatctttgaatATACAGCaatgtaaaactttaaaaaatattaaattcctATAACTAGGTACAGTCGGTATGAAGGATGATGAGCACTGGTACAGAGCACTCTGCACCAACACAGGATTTATTGTTCTGCAAACCACCAatagtaaaaatgtaaaagatggCACAATCCGAGCAGGCAATCTCATATAGTTTTTAAGATACAACATTTAAGTTATTTAAATGTAATCCTAAAGCAGCCTGCAAATTTTACCTTTTGCTTTTAGCTCTGTCTGTGTGGTCCCTATCTTTGTaatatctgtctctgtccttttctccagaactatgtttatttttctctcgTTCTTTGTCCTTGTCATGGTCATCATTTTTAGGTTTTTCTGGTTTCTTGTCTACATTCCTGACATCTCTGCTTGCTTTTCCATCAGCCCCTCGATCACCATGTGATAGCCGGGCCCTGTCTTTATCTTTGTgtccttcctccctttttctgtctctgtccttgtCTTGGCTTCTGTCTCTGCGTCTGTGCCTTTCAGACTCTTGCTCCCATTCCTTTTCATGTCGCTCTCTTTTCAAGTGGTGTGAATCACTGTAGAATCTCTGGCGGTCCCCTTTGCCCCTATTAAATGGCCTATCCAGTTGCTGTTGGTCTTGCCTACCCCAAGGGTCACTATGCCGCCTTTCTGGTCTCCGGATGTCTTTAACTTGGTAAAAATTTTGTGGGCTCATATACCTTGATGCTTGTGAAAGGGGACCCATCATTCGTTGTGGCTGGCCTGGGAGATGAACAGGTGGCCAAGGAACCATGGGGTTTTGAGaaaagccaaagcctggaggggGAAGTAACGGAGGTGGCAAATGTGGTGGAAATCCAAACATGTTTTGTGGGGGAAAATTAGGAGGTCCCGGAAATGGAAATCCAGGGGGACTAGACTTGAGATGCTGAAggttgggctgctgtggtctcaTGGGTGAGAAGTTTGCActtgttctggggctggtgcttcTCGAAGCAAAGTTGATACTTTTAGGAGGAAATTCTGGTGGACCCGTGTTTCCAACTTCAAAATGAGATGTTGCTGCAGCTGGTCCTCTTCGAAATGGGTGCACAGTTTCaatattttgcattaaaatatccTCTTGTAAGGGTTTTGTCTGCTCAGTTTGGGAAGCGTGTACGTTTTCTGCAGAAGTTGAGTTTTGTTCAACCTTTGAATCATCACTCTGCTGAACACATGCATTTTTCTCTGCAGAAGACAATTTTTCTTCTACATTGTTTTGCTCTGTTAAATGCTCCTTGTTGTGTGACAGAGCAGGCAGGGTGCTTTTTTCTCCATTCCGGCAACTATCCCCGTCTTTGCTTTCTGAAGCAGTTACCTGCTGGTTTCGTCCTGCTGCTTGCCTAGGATCCCTTTTCAGGTTGATAAACTGTGGGGACCTTGTTGCATTAGCAGCAAGGTTTTCACTGCAACTCACATTACCATCTATGCTTCCTTTCCCTACATTAGATCTACATGGAGAATTAGTATTTGAAGTCCGATTATCTTGTGAAGTATTTTCTTGATCTTGGGGCAGCTGTCTTTTTAATGTTCTCTCTTTATTCTCCAGTGTTTCCTCCTGTTTAGACTGAATTGATAAATTTGTTAAGAATGCTTCTGTGGAAACATCTGGTGGTTTACCTCTAAGACTAAGACTTGTCAAAGGCCCTGGAGAAATGGAAGAGGACCCTACTACCGATGTTTCTTCCCCTATTACTACTGAATTACCTGTGGGTTCTGAAACATTATCGCCTTTAACTTTTACTTCCTTGGCTTCACCATCAGTTActtctattttatctattttctctgcttttgGATTGGTTTGCTCATTTATAAATGGAATTTCCTTCAGAGTGTTTTGCTCTACCCCTGACTGAGTCTGCTCGTACACTTGACCAGTGGTACCCAAAAGGCTTTGAAGTATATCATCCACAGGAAGAGGTTTATTTGCTAATTCCAGAGTAGAAGGTTGATTTTCCCAGCCAATCAAAACCCCAGGAAGGAATCTTAAAGGTTTTGGTGGCTCCTGCTTGGCAACTTCCATTAAAGGTTCAATTGTTGCTGGAAGGTCTTCCTGAAGAGTCTGTTGAGGCTTATTTCGCTGTTTGTGTAATATAGTcgtaaaagaattaaaaaagtcATTTTCCTCCTCTGGCGTTTCCTCAGTAGAAacttctattttactttttttatcaGGTGGCAATGCTACTGGGACATTTTCAGGAGTCTCAGCTGTATGACTAGTAGTACTAGCACTAGCGCTATGCTGCC belongs to Oryctolagus cuniculus chromosome 5, mOryCun1.1, whole genome shotgun sequence and includes:
- the PHF3 gene encoding PHD finger protein 3 isoform X4 translates to MVGCGRCDDWFHGDCVGLSLTQAQQMAEEDKEYVCVKCCAEEDKKTEILDPDILETQTTVEVHSEDRTMECEKLGLSKHTTTNDKSKCIDDTVKHKVKILKRESGEGKNSSDCRDNEIKKWQLTPLRKMGQPVLPRRSSEEKSEKIPKESTTVICTGEKTSKPGTHEKQEIKKKKVEKGVANVHPPAATTSKPSADQIRQSVRHSLKDILMKRLTDSNLKVPEEKAAKVATKIEKELFSFFRDTDAKYKNKYRSLMFNLKDPKNNILFKKVLKGEVTPDHLIRMNPEELASKELAAWRRRENRHTIEMIEKEQREVERRPITKITHKGEIEIESDAPMKEQEAAMEIQEPAANKTLEKPEGSEKQKEDIDSMSKDTTSQHRQHLFDLNCKICIGRMAPPIDDLSPKKVKVVVGVARKHSDNEAESIADALSSTSNILASEFFEEEKQESPKSTFSPAPRPEMPGTVEVESTFLARLNFIWKGFINMPSVAKFVTKAYPVSGSPEYLTEDLPDSIQVGGRISPQTVWDYVEKIKASGTKEICVVRFTPVTEEDQISYTLLFAYFSSRKRYGVAANNMKQVKDMYLIPLGATDKIPHPLVPFDGPGLELHRPNLLLGLIIRQKLKRQHSASASTTSHTAETPENVPVALPPDKKSKIEVSTEETPEEENDFFNSFTTILHKQRNKPQQTLQEDLPATIEPLMEVAKQEPPKPLRFLPGVLIGWENQPSTLELANKPLPVDDILQSLLGTTGQVYEQTQSGVEQNTLKEIPFINEQTNPKAEKIDKIEVTDGEAKEVKVKGDNVSEPTGNSVVIGEETSVVGSSSISPGPLTSLSLRGKPPDVSTEAFLTNLSIQSKQEETLENKERTLKRQLPQDQENTSQDNRTSNTNSPCRSNVGKGSIDGNVSCSENLAANATRSPQFINLKRDPRQAAGRNQQVTASESKDGDSCRNGEKSTLPALSHNKEHLTEQNNVEEKLSSAEKNACVQQSDDSKVEQNSTSAENVHASQTEQTKPLQEDILMQNIETVHPFRRGPAAATSHFEVGNTGPPEFPPKSINFASRSTSPRTSANFSPMRPQQPNLQHLKSSPPGFPFPGPPNFPPQNMFGFPPHLPPPLLPPPGFGFSQNPMVPWPPVHLPGQPQRMMGPLSQASRYMSPQNFYQVKDIRRPERRHSDPWGRQDQQQLDRPFNRGKGDRQRFYSDSHHLKRERHEKEWEQESERHRRRDRSQDKDRDRKREEGHKDKDRARLSHGDRGADGKASRDVRNVDKKPEKPKNDDHDKDKEREKNKHSSGEKDRDRYYKDRDHTDRAKSKR